One stretch of Streptomyces sp. NBC_01363 DNA includes these proteins:
- a CDS encoding helix-turn-helix transcriptional regulator, translated as MPHLTERGITLSSSQVHRLVSGTPERLSLPVLATLCDILDCTPTDLITTSAQNLPARRAADGEAPINLAARRPTRVRLTPEG; from the coding sequence ATGCCGCACCTGACCGAACGCGGCATCACACTGTCCTCCTCCCAGGTCCACCGTCTGGTCTCCGGCACCCCGGAACGGCTGTCCCTGCCGGTGCTGGCCACCCTCTGCGACATCCTCGACTGCACGCCCACCGACCTGATCACCACCTCGGCCCAGAACCTCCCAGCCCGCCGCGCCGCCGACGGAGAGGCACCGATCAACCTCGCTGCCCGTCGACCCACACGGGTCCGGCTGACGCCCGAGGGCTGA
- a CDS encoding FAD-dependent monooxygenase, with product MDYDVVVAGGGPVGLMLACELRLGGARVAVLERLTEVDPTIKGGAITTPSAEALYRRGMLPALAEVQRQAMDLFQAFMRERNGGDGGGAAGQGLGFVGHFAGIMLRADLVDRTEPGFGDAGPAAEIALVAQQDIERLLGGRADELGVDVRRGVELTGFDADDGAVTVRTSDGAIRAGWLVGCDGGRSAVRKLAGFEFPGTDAEITCHQAVVEMTGAEDLKVGWTATDIGVYAYGPMPGRVVTVEFDGPPADRDAPVTTEDLQARLRRVSGVDVTITGVRTATRFTDHARQVTEYRKGRVLLAGDAAHVHSAFGSQGLSLGIGDATNLGWKLAAVIGGRAPEGLLDTYTSERHPVGAWVLDWTRSQVAAMRPDPQSRALREIVSDLAGTVVGTTYLTARLNGAGVRYELPGEHPLTGSSTPDLELTDGGRLADHLHGGRALLLDLTDDPELRALAAGYAGRVDILTAGCPSRPELAAVLVRPDGFTAWAADAGAQAPTSTAGLAEALEEWFGVPEGAVTPG from the coding sequence ATGGACTATGACGTAGTGGTGGCCGGAGGCGGCCCGGTCGGACTGATGCTGGCCTGCGAGCTCCGGCTCGGAGGCGCGCGGGTGGCCGTCCTGGAGCGTCTCACCGAAGTGGACCCGACGATCAAGGGCGGGGCGATCACCACGCCCAGCGCCGAGGCGCTCTACCGCCGGGGCATGCTGCCCGCGCTGGCCGAGGTGCAGCGGCAGGCGATGGACCTCTTCCAGGCGTTCATGCGCGAGCGGAACGGCGGGGACGGAGGCGGGGCCGCGGGCCAAGGGCTCGGGTTCGTCGGGCACTTCGCCGGGATCATGCTGCGCGCCGACCTGGTCGACCGTACGGAGCCGGGCTTCGGCGACGCCGGACCCGCCGCCGAGATCGCTCTCGTGGCGCAGCAGGACATCGAGCGGCTGCTCGGCGGGCGGGCGGACGAGCTCGGCGTCGACGTGCGCCGGGGAGTGGAGCTGACCGGCTTCGACGCGGACGACGGGGCCGTCACCGTGCGGACGAGCGACGGGGCGATACGCGCCGGCTGGCTCGTGGGCTGCGACGGCGGCCGCAGCGCGGTCCGCAAGCTCGCGGGGTTCGAATTTCCCGGTACGGACGCGGAGATCACCTGTCACCAGGCGGTCGTGGAGATGACCGGCGCCGAGGACCTGAAGGTCGGCTGGACCGCCACGGACATCGGGGTGTACGCCTACGGGCCGATGCCGGGCCGCGTCGTCACCGTGGAGTTCGACGGTCCGCCGGCCGACCGGGACGCGCCGGTCACCACCGAGGACCTCCAGGCGCGGCTGCGCCGCGTATCCGGCGTGGACGTCACGATCACCGGGGTGCGGACCGCGACCCGCTTCACCGACCACGCCCGCCAGGTCACCGAGTACCGCAAGGGCCGGGTGCTGCTGGCGGGCGATGCGGCGCACGTGCACTCCGCGTTCGGGAGCCAGGGGCTGAGCCTGGGTATCGGGGACGCGACGAACCTCGGCTGGAAGCTCGCCGCGGTGATCGGCGGCCGGGCGCCGGAAGGGCTGCTGGACACGTACACCTCCGAGCGGCACCCGGTCGGTGCGTGGGTCCTGGACTGGACCCGGTCCCAGGTCGCGGCCATGCGCCCGGACCCGCAGTCCCGGGCCCTGCGCGAGATCGTCAGCGACCTGGCGGGGACGGTTGTGGGCACCACGTACCTCACCGCGCGGCTCAACGGTGCCGGGGTGCGGTACGAGCTGCCGGGCGAGCACCCGCTGACCGGCAGCAGCACCCCGGACCTCGAACTCACCGACGGCGGCCGCCTCGCGGACCACCTCCACGGCGGCCGGGCGCTTCTGCTCGACCTCACCGACGACCCGGAGCTCCGGGCCCTCGCTGCGGGGTATGCCGGCCGCGTCGACATACTGACGGCCGGCTGCCCGTCCCGCCCGGAACTGGCGGCGGTCCTCGTCCGTCCGGACGGCTTCACGGCCTGGGCGGCCGACGCGGGGGCGCAGGCGCCGACGTCGACGGCCGGGCTGGCGGAGGCGCTGGAGGAGTGGTTCGGAGTGCCGGAGGGTGCGGTGACGCCGGGCTGA
- a CDS encoding serine protease produces MRTPPHRPCGHQDSTRRALRHAIGATVAVSAAVVALVTPTAAANAAPHNPSSTSGSAAGPDTTTTHAGATTAQERNRINAYWTPERMKLAGALVPEITPVPEDDNTPDDPRPLPVNTPDSGAVWTHGGAVEKNVGRLFFTFSDGYDGSCTATVVTSANRSTVITAAHCLRGVGSPSADDTWNHNFYFVPGYRNGTKPLGGFSVRTMATSSRWDADPDTTESSDIAAAGYDTGLLVANPAAGGHPIADVTGSQQIGFGQPVEDEFVHAFGYPNYGLNDPGDKYVGSRVIHCAGTSHPGPKVPLLWGETCNMSAGSSGGPHLAHFDTRTGTGTVVGVTTTDEELAGGQTPTLYATRLGDSAHRLYDWAQSR; encoded by the coding sequence ATGCGTACACCTCCTCACCGCCCATGCGGTCACCAGGACAGCACTCGCAGGGCCCTCCGGCACGCGATCGGCGCCACCGTCGCGGTGTCGGCGGCCGTCGTCGCACTGGTCACGCCGACCGCGGCCGCCAACGCCGCACCGCACAACCCGTCGTCCACCAGCGGCAGCGCGGCGGGACCGGACACCACCACCACCCACGCCGGCGCCACGACCGCACAAGAGCGCAACCGGATCAACGCCTACTGGACCCCCGAGCGGATGAAGCTGGCAGGCGCTCTGGTCCCCGAGATCACCCCCGTGCCCGAAGACGACAACACGCCGGACGACCCGCGGCCGCTTCCCGTGAACACGCCGGACTCCGGGGCCGTGTGGACACACGGCGGGGCGGTGGAAAAGAACGTAGGCCGCCTGTTCTTTACCTTCTCCGACGGCTACGACGGCAGTTGCACCGCGACGGTCGTCACCAGCGCCAACCGCAGTACCGTCATCACGGCGGCACACTGCCTGAGAGGTGTCGGGTCGCCTTCCGCCGACGACACCTGGAACCACAACTTCTACTTCGTGCCCGGCTATCGCAACGGAACGAAACCGCTCGGCGGCTTCAGCGTCAGGACCATGGCCACCTCTTCCCGCTGGGACGCCGATCCGGACACCACGGAATCGTCGGACATCGCTGCCGCCGGCTACGACACGGGACTCCTCGTGGCGAACCCCGCTGCCGGGGGGCACCCGATCGCGGACGTCACTGGAAGCCAGCAAATCGGGTTCGGCCAGCCCGTCGAGGACGAGTTCGTCCATGCCTTCGGGTACCCGAACTACGGACTCAACGACCCCGGGGACAAGTACGTCGGATCCCGCGTGATCCACTGCGCGGGCACGAGCCATCCCGGTCCCAAGGTCCCCTTGCTGTGGGGTGAGACCTGCAACATGTCGGCCGGGTCGAGCGGTGGCCCTCACCTGGCCCACTTCGATACCCGCACCGGCACCGGCACTGTCGTGGGTGTCACCACCACCGACGAGGAACTCGCGGGCGGGCAGACCCCCACGCTCTACGCAACGCGCCTCGGTGACAGCGCCCACCGTCTCTACGACTGGGCGCAGTCGCGTTAG
- a CDS encoding serine hydrolase, producing the protein MGTSNSGFSEAGLRRLREVLTRHVESKKIPGLVALVSRGGQTHVEAIGTMRHDGGAPMRRDTIFRMASTSKPVTMAAAMILLDECRLRLDDPVDQWLPELADRQVLKRPDGPLDDTVSAQRPITVRDLLTSTFGLGVDFESMASPIRAATFERLDYSVASGPAPEPDEWMRRLGELPLQYQPGVRWQYDLSNEVVGVLVSRVTGQSLETFLRERILDPLGMKDTSFHTPADKIDRLPPLYGPDPQTGEFVVWDEAAGGRASVPPAFQGAGGGLVSTADDYHAYFQMLLNHGMHGSERILSRAAVELMTTNRLSPEQLAARDAMFSNVAHLSSGQGSNGGWGFGMAVRTYRGDYAPIGQFGWFGGTGTTAYADRTNQLTGVLLTQVGLSTPDSPRAMNDFWSTLYQAID; encoded by the coding sequence ATGGGAACAAGCAACAGCGGCTTCTCCGAGGCAGGGCTGCGCCGACTGCGCGAGGTGCTGACACGGCACGTCGAGTCCAAGAAGATTCCCGGCCTTGTCGCCCTGGTCAGCCGCGGCGGCCAGACGCACGTCGAAGCGATCGGGACGATGCGTCATGACGGTGGCGCGCCGATGCGCCGGGACACGATCTTCCGGATGGCGTCCACGTCCAAACCGGTCACGATGGCGGCGGCGATGATCCTGCTCGACGAGTGTCGGCTGCGGCTGGACGACCCGGTGGATCAGTGGCTGCCCGAACTCGCTGACCGGCAGGTGTTGAAGCGGCCCGACGGACCGCTGGACGACACCGTGTCGGCGCAGCGGCCGATCACCGTACGGGACCTGCTGACCTCCACGTTCGGGCTCGGGGTGGACTTCGAGTCGATGGCTTCCCCGATCAGGGCCGCGACCTTCGAGCGTCTCGACTACAGCGTGGCATCCGGGCCGGCGCCCGAGCCGGACGAGTGGATGCGCCGCCTCGGCGAGCTGCCGCTGCAGTACCAGCCCGGAGTGCGGTGGCAGTACGACCTCAGCAACGAGGTAGTCGGTGTGCTTGTCTCCAGGGTCACGGGACAGTCGTTGGAGACGTTCCTGCGCGAACGCATCCTTGATCCGCTGGGGATGAAGGACACCTCCTTCCACACGCCCGCCGACAAGATCGACCGACTGCCGCCCCTGTACGGGCCCGACCCGCAGACCGGCGAGTTCGTCGTGTGGGACGAGGCGGCAGGGGGAAGGGCCAGCGTGCCTCCCGCGTTCCAGGGCGCCGGCGGCGGGCTGGTCTCCACCGCCGACGACTACCACGCCTACTTCCAGATGCTGCTGAACCACGGGATGCACGGGAGTGAACGGATCTTGTCCCGCGCCGCCGTCGAACTGATGACCACCAACCGTCTCTCGCCCGAGCAACTAGCCGCCCGGGACGCCATGTTCAGCAACGTCGCCCACCTGTCGTCCGGCCAGGGGTCGAACGGCGGCTGGGGCTTCGGGATGGCGGTGCGCACCTATCGCGGCGACTACGCGCCCATCGGCCAGTTCGGCTGGTTCGGCGGTACCGGCACCACCGCCTACGCAGACAGGACCAATCAGCTCACCGGAGTCCTGCTCACCCAGGTCGGACTGTCCACCCCGGATTCGCCGCGTGCCATGAACGACTTCTGGAGCACGCTCTACCAGGCCATCGACTGA
- a CDS encoding MerR family transcriptional regulator, with product MTGIDRRRPGPFWQQGDGLELVRAILAPVIVRTSRPSPTRFARPQPSTIWRCAEPMADGLTIGQAAAFVGVTIKTVRHYHRLGLVAEPDRDGSGYRRYRSGELFRLVQVRTLAAAGVPLAEIGDLLDADPKTFAATLDDVHHQLTERIEDLIARRDRLHRLDHGDRALLPDRACAVLDRLAELGFSPDYVAGQREALVLARALVPEIFDSFLTRLEHSLDDPESVELTKRGWDARAWDPDDPRIEELASTLADKLLTNRALLAMPTGFRNQSDAASRYGMVNHHREDQSPSIARLNTLVEANLRAAGIAVPSQ from the coding sequence GTGACCGGCATCGATCGCAGGCGTCCCGGTCCTTTTTGGCAGCAGGGGGATGGGCTGGAACTGGTGCGCGCTATCCTCGCCCCTGTGATCGTCCGGACTTCCCGGCCGTCGCCGACGCGGTTCGCGAGACCGCAGCCGTCCACGATCTGGAGGTGCGCTGAGCCGATGGCAGACGGGCTCACGATCGGTCAGGCGGCGGCGTTCGTTGGTGTCACGATCAAGACCGTGCGGCACTATCACCGGCTCGGCCTGGTCGCCGAGCCGGATCGCGACGGTTCCGGCTACCGCCGATACCGATCGGGCGAGCTGTTCCGGCTGGTCCAGGTCCGGACCCTGGCCGCGGCCGGCGTGCCGCTGGCCGAGATCGGTGACCTGCTCGACGCCGATCCCAAGACGTTCGCCGCCACCCTGGACGATGTCCATCACCAGCTCACCGAACGGATCGAAGACCTGATCGCGCGCCGCGACAGGCTGCACCGGCTCGACCATGGCGACCGGGCCCTGCTGCCCGACCGGGCCTGCGCGGTCTTGGACCGACTCGCCGAACTCGGCTTCAGTCCCGACTACGTGGCTGGTCAACGGGAGGCTCTGGTGCTGGCCCGGGCGCTGGTCCCGGAGATCTTCGACAGCTTCCTGACCCGGCTTGAACATTCGCTTGACGATCCCGAGTCCGTCGAGCTGACCAAGCGCGGTTGGGATGCGAGGGCCTGGGATCCGGACGACCCGCGGATCGAGGAGCTGGCGTCCACGCTGGCCGACAAGCTGCTGACCAACCGCGCGCTGCTGGCGATGCCGACCGGGTTTCGGAACCAGTCCGACGCCGCCTCCCGGTACGGAATGGTCAACCACCACCGGGAGGACCAGTCACCGTCCATCGCCCGGTTGAACACGCTGGTCGAGGCGAACCTGCGCGCAGCCGGCATCGCCGTTCCGAGTCAGTGA
- a CDS encoding NAD(P)-dependent alcohol dehydrogenase, protein MSDMRAALFDRYGPPEVLHVGKRPTPTPTPDEVLVRVHVASVNGGDLLDRAGKMRLVTGRTFPKTSGIDFAGEVAEVGSSVTGVREGDRVWGLLGRKTGSMAEYVAVRPRQIAPAPENLTPVQAISLLAGGATAVTALREKAVIKPGERLLVRGGNGGVGSVAVQIGKLFGAHVVALAGAKSLDFVRGLGTDEALDYRTTRLSELGRFDVIVDTAGTQQSRFRRLLAPGGRMVAVTLDFNRLLPSLATVLASTVHGSRRIRVFSGNPDTELLTEITRYAENGDIVPVVDTVHPLDRIADAHRALEAGGVRGKHIIQIT, encoded by the coding sequence ATGAGCGACATGCGCGCAGCCCTCTTCGACCGATACGGCCCCCCGGAGGTTCTCCACGTAGGCAAACGGCCGACGCCGACCCCTACGCCCGACGAGGTGCTGGTGCGGGTGCACGTCGCCAGCGTCAACGGTGGCGATCTGCTCGATCGGGCCGGGAAAATGCGCCTGGTAACCGGCCGTACTTTCCCCAAGACGAGCGGAATCGACTTCGCCGGGGAGGTCGCCGAAGTCGGTTCGTCGGTCACCGGAGTACGTGAAGGGGACCGGGTGTGGGGGCTGCTGGGGCGCAAGACGGGCAGCATGGCCGAGTACGTCGCCGTACGCCCCCGCCAGATCGCCCCCGCTCCGGAGAACCTCACCCCGGTGCAGGCCATCTCACTGCTCGCCGGCGGGGCCACGGCGGTGACCGCCCTGCGCGAGAAAGCCGTCATCAAACCCGGTGAGCGACTCCTGGTGCGCGGGGGCAACGGAGGCGTGGGCAGCGTCGCGGTGCAGATCGGCAAGCTCTTCGGTGCCCACGTCGTCGCTCTCGCGGGCGCGAAAAGCCTCGACTTCGTCCGCGGCCTGGGCACCGACGAAGCACTCGACTACCGTACGACTCGCCTCTCCGAGCTGGGCCGTTTCGACGTCATCGTCGACACCGCCGGAACGCAGCAGTCCCGCTTCCGCCGCCTGCTGGCACCCGGCGGGCGCATGGTCGCCGTCACCCTCGACTTCAACAGGCTTCTCCCCAGCCTCGCCACCGTCCTCGCCTCGACCGTCCACGGGAGCAGACGCATACGCGTCTTCAGCGGCAACCCCGACACCGAGCTGCTGACCGAGATCACCCGCTACGCGGAGAACGGCGACATCGTCCCCGTCGTGGACACCGTCCACCCTCTCGACCGGATCGCCGACGCCCACCGGGCCCTGGAAGCCGGTGGCGTCCGCGGCAAGCACATCATCCAGATCACGTGA
- a CDS encoding TetR/AcrR family transcriptional regulator, with the protein MPGDADPAGLRADARRNRERILEAAREVFAAQGIDAPISAVARRAGVGVATLYRRFPTRTALATAAFTEQLALCAAAFDEALTDPDPGRGLYALLEKVCTTQVTDRGFASVFLDQFPDALDHDHERDCAAEGLARLVQRARETGQLRDDFDPADITLLLLANSGLAGQPRETALAASRRLLAYLFQAFQAQRPGSLPPPAAMELREIRQPPGRL; encoded by the coding sequence GTGCCCGGCGATGCAGACCCGGCGGGCTTGCGCGCCGATGCCCGGCGCAACCGGGAACGCATCCTTGAAGCTGCGCGCGAGGTGTTCGCGGCTCAGGGCATTGACGCCCCTATAAGCGCCGTCGCCCGCCGCGCCGGCGTCGGCGTGGCCACCCTCTACCGCCGCTTCCCCACCCGCACTGCGCTTGCCACCGCTGCCTTTACCGAGCAACTCGCCCTGTGTGCAGCAGCCTTCGACGAGGCCCTTACTGACCCTGATCCCGGGCGCGGCCTGTACGCACTCCTGGAGAAAGTGTGCACCACACAGGTGACCGACCGCGGCTTCGCCTCCGTATTCCTGGATCAGTTCCCCGATGCCCTTGATCACGATCACGAACGCGACTGCGCCGCAGAGGGTCTGGCGCGGCTGGTCCAGCGTGCCCGCGAGACCGGACAGCTGCGCGACGACTTCGACCCCGCCGATATCACCCTCCTGCTCCTTGCCAACAGTGGCCTCGCCGGCCAACCGCGAGAAACCGCCCTCGCTGCCTCCCGGCGCCTGCTCGCCTATCTCTTCCAGGCTTTCCAGGCACAGCGCCCTGGCTCTCTCCCACCTCCCGCAGCGATGGAACTGCGCGAAATCCGCCAGCCACCGGGCCGCCTGTGA
- a CDS encoding TetR/AcrR family transcriptional regulator — MSVQERKQRERAVRERLIVATARELAEQQGWDAVTTRRLAERIEYSQPVLYSHFRGKREIIGSVALEGAAEMAAAVRAAASSANSPRERVAALARAYLDFAARNPAVYDAMFQLDGGLAFAQEDTPEPLKDAFAALLESLGEVAGDGVHPGLFTEVFWASLHGLATLTRAGRLPPEDTEQRVELLVDRLAMV, encoded by the coding sequence ATGTCGGTACAGGAACGCAAGCAGCGCGAACGGGCGGTCCGCGAGCGCCTCATCGTGGCGACTGCCCGCGAACTCGCCGAGCAGCAGGGCTGGGACGCGGTCACCACCCGCCGGCTCGCCGAGCGCATCGAATACAGCCAGCCCGTCCTCTACAGCCACTTCCGCGGCAAACGCGAGATCATCGGCTCCGTCGCCCTGGAGGGCGCCGCGGAGATGGCCGCGGCGGTGCGGGCCGCGGCCTCCAGCGCGAACAGCCCGCGCGAGCGGGTCGCCGCCCTCGCGCGCGCCTACCTCGACTTCGCCGCACGCAACCCGGCGGTCTACGACGCCATGTTCCAGCTCGACGGCGGCCTGGCGTTCGCGCAGGAGGACACCCCGGAACCCCTCAAGGACGCTTTCGCCGCGCTGTTGGAGAGCCTCGGCGAGGTCGCCGGGGACGGCGTCCACCCGGGACTGTTCACCGAGGTGTTCTGGGCGTCCCTGCACGGCCTTGCGACCCTGACCCGGGCCGGACGGCTGCCGCCGGAGGACACCGAGCAGAGGGTGGAGCTGCTGGTGGACCGGCTCGCCATGGTCTGA
- a CDS encoding DUF1772 domain-containing protein: MLNALQVITTVVVGLMVGVEFSVAFVINPILNALPEDSGQLGRAHGGRMLGAVMPVWYITSLVLAAIWAIARWHHHGTGLVVTAAALLILSVIMSLLLLVPINNRGKTWTPDNRPADWKEQMNRWDRFHYVRVAVIIAAFTLLVAALV; this comes from the coding sequence ATGCTCAACGCACTTCAGGTCATCACCACCGTGGTCGTCGGCCTGATGGTGGGGGTGGAGTTCTCCGTCGCCTTCGTCATCAACCCGATCCTCAACGCACTCCCCGAGGACAGCGGCCAACTCGGCCGCGCCCACGGGGGCCGGATGCTCGGCGCCGTGATGCCGGTCTGGTACATCACCTCGCTCGTCCTCGCCGCCATCTGGGCCATCGCCCGATGGCACCACCACGGCACCGGCCTCGTCGTCACCGCCGCCGCACTGCTGATCCTCAGCGTGATCATGTCGCTCCTGCTGCTCGTCCCGATCAACAACCGGGGCAAGACGTGGACCCCTGACAACCGGCCCGCCGACTGGAAGGAGCAGATGAACCGCTGGGACCGCTTCCACTACGTCCGCGTCGCCGTCATCATCGCCGCCTTCACCCTGCTGGTCGCCGCCCTCGTCTGA
- a CDS encoding antibiotic biosynthesis monooxygenase yields MAKLQSLDPHTPMFAQFKEKTGPIVLANTFVVPKERTESFLALFRRQAEFMRAQPGFVSLQMHKGTANSQLLMNVAVWESTEALATAFGIPEFQRMAAEFPDDIVSYPHIFEQIDV; encoded by the coding sequence ATGGCCAAGCTGCAGAGTCTCGACCCGCACACGCCGATGTTCGCGCAGTTCAAGGAGAAGACCGGGCCCATCGTCCTGGCCAACACCTTCGTCGTCCCGAAGGAGAGGACTGAATCGTTCCTGGCCCTCTTTCGCAGGCAGGCCGAGTTCATGAGGGCTCAGCCCGGATTCGTCTCCCTGCAGATGCACAAGGGAACGGCGAACAGTCAGCTCCTGATGAACGTCGCGGTCTGGGAATCGACCGAGGCGCTCGCCACGGCGTTCGGCATCCCGGAGTTCCAGCGCATGGCGGCCGAGTTCCCCGACGACATCGTCTCGTACCCGCACATCTTCGAGCAGATCGACGTATGA
- a CDS encoding VOC family protein: protein MTVELNHTIVPARDPQASAQFLADILGLSVDPSVAHFTPVTLANQVSLDYDQLDNFEPHHYAFMVSEQEFDAALARIEHGGITHYGDPACQEIGQIYHSKRTKDRRGIYFHDPDGHLMVNRPGRHRVVRPMAAQRIIF, encoded by the coding sequence GTGACCGTGGAACTGAATCACACCATCGTCCCCGCCCGTGACCCGCAAGCCTCGGCGCAGTTCCTGGCCGACATCCTCGGCCTGAGTGTCGATCCGTCGGTGGCGCACTTCACGCCGGTCACACTGGCCAACCAGGTCAGCCTGGACTACGACCAGTTGGACAACTTTGAGCCACACCACTACGCGTTCATGGTCAGCGAGCAGGAGTTCGACGCCGCCCTCGCCCGCATCGAGCACGGCGGAATCACCCACTACGGCGATCCCGCATGCCAAGAGATCGGGCAGATCTATCACAGCAAGCGCACCAAAGACCGCAGGGGCATTTACTTCCACGACCCCGACGGACATCTCATGGTGAACCGCCCCGGGCGGCACCGGGTCGTGAGGCCGATGGCAGCCCAGCGGATCATCTTCTAG
- a CDS encoding DUF4267 domain-containing protein, giving the protein MSLKKINSVLAAAFILFILWFGVEFILSPETTAPGFGLPSWPSGDGGGFLIIKGIRDVVLALVLGILLVTGHRRALGWVLLVEALAAYGDMTTVLAHHGSVATALGVHGLTATLMVVNGLLMMRETREVAAAPATSASQPA; this is encoded by the coding sequence ATGTCGCTGAAGAAGATCAACAGCGTCCTGGCCGCCGCCTTCATCCTCTTCATCCTCTGGTTCGGGGTGGAGTTCATCCTGAGCCCGGAGACGACGGCGCCGGGCTTCGGCCTGCCGAGCTGGCCGTCCGGCGACGGCGGCGGCTTCCTGATCATCAAGGGAATCCGCGACGTCGTCTTGGCCCTGGTCCTGGGCATCCTGCTGGTGACGGGCCACCGCCGGGCGCTGGGCTGGGTGCTGCTGGTGGAGGCCCTCGCCGCGTACGGCGACATGACCACCGTGCTGGCCCACCACGGCTCCGTGGCCACCGCGCTCGGCGTCCACGGCCTGACCGCGACGCTGATGGTGGTCAACGGCCTGCTGATGATGCGCGAGACCCGCGAGGTCGCGGCCGCTCCGGCGACGTCCGCCTCGCAGCCCGCCTGA
- a CDS encoding erythromycin esterase family protein has product MTAHHQTIGRRRLLAATAGLAATALLAPAASAATTTPAPTGTKGRQADALRALERAAQPLRSTEPGGNTTDLRALDTMIGDAKVVGLGEATHGSHEFFAMKQRVFSHLVEEKGFTTFALEMSWTAGLRIDEYLQGGPGDARRIAKETLTGSPWEREEFVSLIAWMRRYNDRHPGRKVHFMGNDVGAPKLGDAVFNRVLSYVRTSRPQDVARLEELYAGLRPLDDVFAYLRKPVAERRLDATTAQQALDLVTAHKGAGGDAYEWAEQHARSIAQTFAFTSLDLSDPASVSAAEHLRDRVMADNTAWWHRRTGDKMLLSAHNGHVGYLATDPVMYPTTQGAFLREALGRDYAAIGFTFGRGSFLTATTLGSPWNEVTVPAATPDMQEYTLDRVHHRDYYLDLRTLSAAGRTWLDTPRPTYEAGSSFKKDPLPTLAITRAYDILIHLSQVHAATSL; this is encoded by the coding sequence ATGACCGCGCATCACCAAACGATCGGCCGACGGAGGCTGCTAGCCGCGACGGCCGGGCTCGCGGCCACGGCCCTGCTGGCCCCCGCGGCCTCCGCCGCGACCACCACACCCGCCCCCACGGGGACGAAAGGCCGACAGGCCGACGCGCTCCGCGCGCTGGAGCGCGCCGCCCAGCCCCTGCGCTCGACGGAACCCGGCGGCAACACCACCGACCTACGGGCGCTGGACACCATGATCGGCGACGCCAAGGTGGTCGGACTGGGCGAGGCCACCCACGGCTCGCACGAGTTCTTCGCCATGAAGCAACGCGTCTTCAGCCACCTCGTCGAGGAGAAGGGCTTCACCACCTTCGCACTGGAGATGAGCTGGACGGCGGGCCTGCGGATCGACGAGTACCTGCAGGGCGGCCCCGGCGACGCCCGGCGGATCGCCAAGGAGACACTGACCGGATCACCGTGGGAGCGCGAGGAGTTCGTCAGCCTCATCGCCTGGATGCGGCGCTACAACGACCGCCACCCCGGCCGGAAGGTCCACTTCATGGGCAACGACGTCGGGGCGCCCAAGCTCGGCGACGCTGTCTTCAACCGGGTGCTCTCGTACGTCCGTACGAGCCGCCCCCAGGACGTCGCACGCCTCGAGGAGCTGTACGCGGGTCTGCGCCCCCTCGACGACGTCTTCGCCTACCTGCGCAAGCCCGTCGCGGAACGTCGCCTCGACGCCACCACCGCCCAGCAGGCGCTCGACCTGGTCACCGCGCACAAGGGGGCCGGCGGCGACGCCTACGAATGGGCCGAGCAGCACGCCCGCAGCATCGCCCAGACCTTCGCGTTCACCTCCCTCGACCTGTCCGACCCGGCATCGGTGTCCGCCGCGGAGCACCTCCGCGACCGGGTCATGGCCGACAACACCGCCTGGTGGCACCGCCGCACCGGCGACAAGATGCTGCTCTCGGCGCACAACGGCCACGTGGGCTACCTCGCCACCGACCCGGTGATGTACCCCACGACCCAGGGCGCCTTCCTGCGCGAGGCCCTCGGCCGGGACTACGCCGCCATCGGCTTCACCTTCGGCCGCGGCTCGTTCCTCACCGCGACCACCCTCGGCAGCCCCTGGAACGAGGTCACCGTCCCGGCGGCCACCCCCGACATGCAGGAGTACACCCTCGACCGGGTGCACCACCGCGACTACTACCTCGACCTGCGCACCCTGTCCGCCGCGGGCCGCACCTGGCTGGACACCCCCCGCCCCACCTACGAGGCCGGCTCGTCCTTCAAGAAGGACCCGCTCCCCACCCTCGCCATCACCCGGGCCTACGACATCCTCATCCACCTCAGCCAGGTCCACGCAGCCACCAGCCTCTGA